From one Peredibacter starrii genomic stretch:
- a CDS encoding efflux RND transporter permease subunit, which produces MSLSDISIRKPVFAWMLMAAMIIFGYISMRKMGVSQMPDVDFPVVNVSVIYEGAAPEVMELDVIDPIESAVLSVEGVKNVTSTARLGTANISVEFNLNKNIDVAVSEIESKINQAARLLPDDIDPPTISKVNPDDRPIMFLAVAAPEMSRKDLMAYTRDVLKDKFQTVSGVADVFLAGYIDPNLRVWAFNEKLNKLELTVNDVIGAVQAEHKESPSGFIEDPFKEKNVRTLGEATSVSEFKKLPIIRRGGSPNFMPVFLDQVVDVEEGIADVRRISRSNGKNALGLGIRKQRGTNTMAVADGVKKKMEELQKDLPPGMELYVNFDTTKFIDESIHELTFNLILSSILTAIVCWLFLGSFSATINVILAIPTSILGAFVILKYLNFTLNTFTLLALSLSIGIVVDDAIMVLENIFRHHEMGKNRVDASRDGANEISFAALAATVAIMAIFLPVAFMDGIIGKYFFQFGITISVAVGLSYIEALTLTPMRTSQFMEEVGRTSKIGAAVDKFFEKLIHFYTNILRTCLNHRVILLLGSTVFFAVSFGVVKFLPKEFVPVQDTSNFMMRVKTPDGSSLEYTDKHTREVEKYLMSRGEVLRYFVAVGGFGGSMEANSANLFVTLKEPKDRPKTKDGKTPYQPDLLNEFRAHFKEFKGAKVFVQDTSQSGFSASGRGFPVEFTLIGPNWPTLIKAARDVMGEMKESGYYVDTDTDFKESVMEIQVFPDRDKAKLRGVSVQEIGTTINALIGGVVIGKYSKDGHRNDIRIKMADASKNKLDDLKKIYVRNTRGELVKLLDVVVVKELPGVQSVNRRSRQRAITIFSGVAPGKAQGEALAKVREITQKHLPAGYTLIESGSAETYNEAFTSLIFALLMGIVIAYMVLGTQFNSFIDPITVLTALPFSFSGAFLALYLMGQSINLYSMIGLILLMGIVKKNSILLVDFTNQRREDGLSVKDALIDACPKRLRPILMTTIATIAGAIPLAFSLGAGSEALKPMAVAIIGGCIVSTVLTLVVVPAFYSLLSREKKASH; this is translated from the coding sequence ATGAGTTTATCCGATATTTCGATTCGTAAACCGGTCTTCGCCTGGATGCTCATGGCCGCCATGATCATCTTTGGTTACATCTCCATGAGAAAGATGGGTGTGTCCCAGATGCCAGACGTGGATTTTCCGGTGGTAAACGTTTCTGTTATTTATGAAGGTGCTGCGCCGGAAGTAATGGAACTAGATGTAATTGATCCAATTGAATCTGCGGTTCTTTCGGTAGAAGGTGTAAAAAACGTTACCTCAACCGCTCGTCTTGGTACGGCCAATATTTCAGTTGAGTTCAACCTTAATAAGAACATTGATGTGGCGGTGTCTGAGATTGAATCGAAGATTAACCAGGCCGCTCGACTTCTTCCGGATGATATTGATCCTCCGACCATTTCAAAAGTTAACCCGGACGACCGTCCGATTATGTTCCTTGCGGTTGCTGCTCCTGAGATGTCACGTAAAGACCTTATGGCCTATACTCGTGACGTCCTTAAGGACAAGTTCCAGACTGTATCTGGCGTGGCAGACGTTTTCCTTGCAGGTTACATCGATCCGAACCTTCGTGTTTGGGCCTTCAATGAAAAACTCAATAAGCTAGAGCTTACAGTTAATGATGTTATCGGTGCAGTTCAGGCCGAACACAAAGAATCTCCGTCAGGATTTATTGAAGATCCTTTTAAAGAAAAAAACGTTCGTACACTCGGTGAAGCAACTTCGGTTTCAGAATTTAAAAAACTTCCGATTATCCGTCGTGGCGGATCTCCTAACTTCATGCCAGTGTTTCTCGATCAAGTGGTTGATGTTGAAGAGGGGATTGCTGACGTCCGTCGTATCTCTCGATCAAACGGCAAAAACGCTCTTGGTCTTGGTATCCGTAAACAGCGTGGTACCAACACAATGGCGGTCGCTGATGGTGTAAAAAAGAAGATGGAAGAACTTCAGAAAGATCTTCCGCCTGGAATGGAGCTTTATGTGAACTTCGATACCACGAAGTTCATTGATGAGTCGATTCACGAATTGACCTTTAACTTGATCCTCTCATCGATTCTGACTGCAATTGTCTGCTGGTTGTTCCTCGGTTCATTCTCGGCCACGATCAACGTTATTCTGGCGATTCCGACATCAATTCTGGGTGCCTTCGTTATTCTGAAGTACCTGAACTTTACTCTCAATACCTTTACCCTCCTGGCCCTTTCACTTTCGATTGGTATCGTAGTGGATGACGCCATCATGGTTCTGGAGAATATTTTCCGTCACCACGAGATGGGAAAAAATCGTGTTGATGCTTCCCGCGATGGAGCAAATGAAATTTCCTTCGCCGCTCTTGCCGCAACAGTGGCGATTATGGCGATCTTCCTTCCAGTGGCCTTCATGGATGGTATCATTGGTAAGTACTTCTTCCAGTTCGGTATCACAATTTCAGTGGCCGTAGGTCTTTCATATATTGAGGCGCTGACTCTGACCCCGATGCGTACCAGTCAGTTTATGGAAGAAGTAGGTCGTACTTCTAAAATTGGTGCGGCCGTGGATAAGTTCTTCGAAAAGCTTATTCATTTCTACACAAACATTCTTCGTACATGTTTGAATCACAGAGTGATCCTACTTTTGGGATCGACCGTCTTCTTCGCCGTTTCATTCGGCGTGGTGAAGTTCCTTCCAAAAGAATTCGTGCCGGTTCAGGATACTTCGAACTTCATGATGCGCGTGAAGACACCAGATGGTTCATCTCTTGAGTACACGGACAAGCACACTCGTGAAGTTGAAAAATACCTTATGTCTCGTGGTGAAGTTCTTCGTTACTTCGTGGCAGTAGGGGGCTTTGGCGGAAGTATGGAGGCCAACTCGGCGAACCTTTTCGTGACTCTTAAAGAGCCAAAAGATCGTCCAAAAACAAAAGATGGCAAGACTCCTTATCAGCCGGATCTGTTAAATGAGTTCCGTGCTCACTTCAAAGAATTCAAAGGTGCGAAGGTTTTCGTTCAAGATACTTCTCAGTCTGGTTTCTCGGCCTCTGGTCGTGGTTTCCCGGTTGAATTCACTCTTATCGGTCCAAACTGGCCGACACTTATCAAGGCCGCTCGTGATGTTATGGGCGAGATGAAAGAGTCTGGCTACTACGTGGATACTGATACTGACTTTAAAGAATCAGTAATGGAGATCCAGGTCTTCCCGGATCGTGATAAGGCCAAGCTTCGTGGTGTATCGGTTCAAGAAATTGGTACAACGATCAATGCGCTTATTGGTGGTGTGGTTATCGGTAAGTATTCTAAGGACGGTCACCGTAATGATATCCGTATTAAGATGGCCGATGCTTCTAAGAACAAGCTTGATGATCTTAAAAAGATCTATGTTCGTAACACTCGCGGAGAGTTGGTGAAACTTCTTGATGTGGTTGTGGTAAAAGAACTTCCAGGTGTTCAATCCGTGAACCGTCGTTCTCGTCAACGTGCGATTACAATTTTCTCAGGTGTTGCTCCAGGAAAGGCCCAGGGTGAAGCACTTGCAAAGGTCCGTGAGATTACCCAGAAGCATCTTCCGGCCGGTTACACTCTGATTGAATCAGGTTCAGCTGAAACATATAACGAGGCCTTCACGAGCTTAATTTTTGCTCTTCTCATGGGTATTGTGATTGCGTACATGGTTCTGGGAACTCAGTTTAATAGTTTCATCGATCCGATTACGGTTCTCACGGCCCTACCGTTCAGTTTCTCGGGTGCGTTCTTAGCACTTTATTTGATGGGTCAGTCGATCAATCTTTACTCGATGATTGGTTTAATTCTCCTCATGGGTATCGTGAAGAAAAACTCGATTCTCCTGGTGGATTTTACAAATCAGCGTCGTGAAGATGGACTAAGTGTTAAAGACGCTCTTATCGATGCGTGTCCAAAACGTCTTCGTCCGATTCTTATGACAACCATCGCGACCATTGCTGGTGCGATTCCCCTGGCCTTCTCTCTGGGTGCGGGTTCTGAAGCACTTAAGCCGATGGCCGTGGCAATTATCGGTGGTTGTATTGTTTCAACGGTTCTGACTCTCGTTGTAGTTCCTGCCTTCTACTCACTACTATCTCGCGAAAAGAAGGCCAGTCATTAA
- a CDS encoding MarR family winged helix-turn-helix transcriptional regulator — protein sequence MADLLQVSTAAISKMISQLESKKYALRTPGKDRRSLDIKLTAEGTKVLNKVFGKLENQFEKNIKRLSKQEQTDLGKGLLVLEKLMGFVNEV from the coding sequence ATGGCGGACCTTCTACAGGTTTCGACTGCCGCCATCTCTAAAATGATTAGCCAGCTTGAAAGCAAGAAATATGCCTTACGCACTCCTGGTAAAGACCGCCGTTCTTTGGATATCAAGCTTACGGCCGAAGGCACTAAGGTCCTGAATAAGGTCTTTGGGAAATTAGAAAATCAATTTGAAAAAAATATTAAACGATTATCAAAACAAGAACAGACTGATCTTGGAAAAGGTCTTCTGGTTCTTGAAAAACTAATGGGATTTGTGAATGAAGTATAG
- a CDS encoding TolC family protein, whose protein sequence is MKYRLTLSLFLMSSMASAAPLTLKESFEAARKNMETLKRADATITRNEETENRAKATILPNISGVGSYTRIDPPNAAGNSPFLLTRQYSAALRLTQPLLRGGSIAAYQVAKENVLLARFQKEASELNLYQLVINSYYNLHIAQVDVLNLQEFLKLTKERVKELRERTAIGRSRRGELVEAEAQEKSAESQLQAGLISLQQAEVTFEFYTRMKPGEIATLGNVPKLQMSSQEYLNKVKGRPDIMAVNQQVRVADRQIEVSRGGHLPSLDLTSNYYFDRTGVLSTSDWDVGLAVVVPLYQGGGVQAAVREAVEAKRIAELTSSETVRAAERDMMISYQNLSQLMIQLEAVKGAYSKAEEAYKLNKRDYQYGLVTNLDVLQSLNYFIESKRTYNTLSIMAHMNYKNLEALTGVLP, encoded by the coding sequence ATGAAGTATAGACTAACGTTATCTCTCTTCCTCATGTCTTCCATGGCCTCTGCCGCCCCTTTGACTTTAAAAGAGTCATTTGAGGCCGCCAGAAAGAACATGGAAACTCTTAAGCGGGCCGATGCAACCATCACTCGCAATGAAGAAACTGAAAATCGTGCGAAGGCAACGATCCTGCCTAACATTAGTGGTGTAGGTTCATACACCAGAATTGATCCACCCAATGCGGCCGGAAATTCTCCCTTCCTACTAACAAGACAGTACTCGGCGGCCTTGAGACTTACTCAGCCGCTTCTTCGTGGTGGTTCAATTGCCGCTTATCAAGTGGCCAAAGAAAACGTTCTTCTGGCCAGATTCCAAAAAGAAGCAAGTGAACTGAACCTTTATCAATTGGTGATTAACTCCTACTACAATCTTCATATCGCCCAGGTTGATGTCTTAAATCTTCAGGAGTTTTTGAAACTCACTAAAGAGCGTGTGAAAGAACTTCGTGAAAGAACAGCGATTGGTCGTTCACGTCGTGGAGAGTTGGTTGAAGCTGAGGCCCAGGAGAAATCGGCCGAATCTCAACTTCAAGCGGGACTTATTAGTCTCCAGCAAGCGGAAGTGACGTTCGAATTCTATACAAGAATGAAGCCGGGGGAGATCGCAACACTTGGAAATGTTCCTAAGCTTCAAATGAGCTCGCAGGAATATTTAAATAAAGTAAAAGGTCGTCCGGACATCATGGCCGTGAATCAGCAGGTTCGTGTTGCCGATCGCCAAATTGAAGTGTCTCGCGGTGGTCACTTACCTTCATTAGATCTAACCAGTAACTATTACTTCGACCGCACCGGTGTATTATCAACTTCTGACTGGGACGTTGGGCTGGCGGTTGTTGTTCCTCTTTATCAAGGGGGCGGAGTGCAGGCGGCGGTTCGTGAAGCAGTTGAAGCAAAACGCATTGCTGAGTTAACCAGCTCTGAGACTGTTCGTGCGGCCGAAAGAGATATGATGATCAGTTATCAAAATCTTTCACAGTTGATGATTCAACTTGAAGCAGTTAAAGGTGCCTACAGTAAAGCTGAAGAGGCCTATAAGCTGAATAAGAGAGACTACCAGTATGGACTTGTGACGAACTTAGATGTTCTTCAGTCACTAAACTACTTTATTGAGAGTAAGCGTACTTACAACACTCTCAGTATCATGGCCCATATGAACTATAAAAACCTTGAAGCTCTTACTGGAGTTCTCCCATGA